From the genome of Streptosporangiales bacterium, one region includes:
- a CDS encoding sirohydrochlorin chelatase, which yields MGTLDASAGRPALLLAAHGTRDPAGPRLLDRLGAEVARAGAVEVRLAYVDVIEPTVGAALAGIEGPVVVVPAFLAAGYHVRTDLPRQVASGGRDDVVIAESLGPDPRLVDAVLDRLAAAGCSAGDAVVLAAAGSSDRRALADVETARATVAARVDGPVTVGYAATARPTMPEAVRAARAAGAARVAVASWLLAPGLFQQGLAEAGADVVAEPLGVHPAVVSALLDRYLATLSARS from the coding sequence ATGGGCACACTCGACGCGTCCGCCGGCCGACCGGCGTTGCTGCTCGCGGCGCACGGGACCCGTGACCCGGCCGGTCCGCGGCTGCTTGACCGGCTCGGTGCGGAGGTCGCGCGGGCCGGTGCGGTCGAGGTCCGCCTCGCGTACGTCGACGTGATCGAGCCGACGGTGGGTGCCGCGCTCGCCGGGATCGAAGGGCCGGTCGTGGTGGTGCCCGCGTTCCTGGCCGCCGGGTACCACGTGCGTACCGACCTGCCCCGGCAGGTGGCCAGCGGCGGCCGCGACGACGTGGTGATCGCCGAGTCGCTCGGCCCCGACCCGCGGCTGGTCGACGCGGTGCTCGACCGGCTGGCCGCGGCCGGCTGCAGCGCCGGTGACGCCGTCGTGCTCGCCGCCGCCGGGTCATCGGACCGGCGGGCACTGGCCGACGTGGAGACCGCCAGGGCGACGGTGGCGGCCCGGGTGGACGGGCCGGTGACCGTCGGCTACGCGGCGACCGCCCGGCCGACCATGCCGGAGGCGGTGCGGGCCGCGCGCGCCGCGGGTGCGGCGCGGGTCGCGGTGGCGTCCTGGCTGCTCGCCCCCGGCCTGTTCCAGCAGGGCCTCGCCGAGGCCGGCGCCGACGTGGTGGCCGAGCCGCTCGGCGTGCACCCCGCGGTGGTCAGCGCGCTGCTCGACCGCTACCTGGCGACGCTGTCCGCCCGGAGTTAG